One segment of Theobroma cacao cultivar B97-61/B2 chromosome 9, Criollo_cocoa_genome_V2, whole genome shotgun sequence DNA contains the following:
- the LOC18590666 gene encoding scarecrow-like protein 30 translates to MDTLLPNNGSEVVFLNQNPVNGSNPNNILVDPAKSNHPGHVASSVGSNSSDGDSPYGSDNLDFSNAVLKFINDVLMEEDVEGRPCMLQDCLALQAAEKSFYDVLVQKYPPLPDHFYQEVDVDNECPYDPLICSNRADGNDSQAAANNMVESSWNYHQHGLDSPLMQSSSNYSTELTSFLPRLCGEILRSEPVESYTFKLPELQKGVAGREAEKEVWKHISNRSMGRKNHPREFEDSLEGRRNSKQFALITEEDSSEEHMFDEVFLVKGGNVSCPLYEASQNRANRKLQDNGQVKADSGRKSRVKKQGNGKEMVDLWSLLNQCAQAVAIYDQRAATELLGKIRRHSSPFGDGTERLAHYFANGLEVRLNGTGAPLYTPIPRNGTLASDIIKAYILYVSACPFRRISNLFANRNIAKLAEKATTVHLIDFGISYGFQWPCLIQRLSTRRGGPPKLRISGIDFPQPGLRPAERIEATGRRLRRCCENVDVPFEYNSIAKRWEFVRVEDLKIERDELIVVNCMYRLRNLPDDSVVLNSPRNIVLKLIKRINPDLFIHGVVNGSYNVPFFVTRFREAFFHFSAIFDILEANVPREDPDRLLLEREMFGRDAMNVIAYEGLERIDRPETYKQWQFRNQKAGFRQLPLDEKILNRARTVMKSNYHEDFAIEVDGQWILQGWKGRVIHALSCWKPVQE, encoded by the coding sequence ATGGATACCCTTCTCCCAAACAATGGCTCAGAAGTAGTCTTTTTAAATCAGAATCCTGTTAATGGATCCAATCCTAATAACATATTGGTGGATCCAGCCAAATCAAACCATCCTGGCCATGTAGCTTCATCTGTAGGTTCGAACTCATCAGATGGAGATTCTCCATACGGTAGTGACAACCTTGATTTTTCCAACGCTGTGTTAAAGTTCATAAATGATGTGCTTATGGAAGAAGATGTGGAGGGTAGACCCTGCATGTTGCAGGACTGTTTAGCTCTCCAAGCTGCGGAGAAATCTTTCTATGATGTTCTAGTTCAGAAATATCCCCCTTTACCTGATCATTTCTATCAAGAAGTTGATGTAGACAACGAGTGCCCATATGATCCCCTTATCTGCAGCAACAGAGCTGATGGCAATGATAGCCAGGCTGCTGCTAACAATATGGTGGAATCAAGCTGGAATTATCATCAACATGGCTTGGATTCCCCATTGATGCAAAGTTCTAGTAATTACTCTACTGAACTTACCTCATTTTTACCACGTTTATGTGGTGAGATACTACGTTCTGAGCCTGTGGAGAGTTACACATTTAAGCTACCAGAGCTACAGAAAGGGGTGGCAGGCAGGGAAGCAGAGAAGGAAGTGTGGAAGCACATTTCAAACAGATCAATGGGAAGGAAAAATCATCCACGGGAATTTGAGGATTCCTTGGAAGGAAGGAGGAACAGTAAGCAATTTGCGTTAATTACTGAAGAAGACTCGTCTGAGGAACACATGTTCGATGAGGTTTTCCTTGTTAAGGGTGGGAATGTGTCATGTCCTCTTTATGAAGCCTCACAAAATAGAGCAAACAGGAAGTTGCAAGATAACGGACAGGTGAAAGCGGATAGCGGTAGAAAAAGCCGTGTAAAGAAACAGGGGAATGGAAAGGAAATGGTGGATTTGTGGAGTCTCCTAAATCAATGCGCACAAGCTGTGGCCATCTATGACCAAAGAGCTGCAACTGAGCTACTCGGTAAGATTAGGCGACACTCTTCTCCTTTTGGAGATGGAACTGAGAGGCTGGCTCATTACTTTGCCAATGGTCTAGAGGTACGCTTGAATGGCACCGGGGCACCGCTGTATACCCCAATTCCAAGAAATGGCACTTTGGCTTCTGATATCATAAAAGCCTATATCTTATATGTTTCAGCATGCCCTTTCAGGAGGATATCAAATTTGTTTGCCAATCGAAACATTGCAAAGCTAGCAGAAAAGGCAACAACAGTCCACCTTATTGATTTCGGCATTTCCTATGGTTTTCAATGGCCCTGCCTTATTCAGCGTCTCTCAACAAGGCGTGGTGGGCCTCCTAAGCTTCGCATATCGGGAATTGATTTTCCCCAACCAGGGTTAAGGCCTGCGGAAAGAATTGAAGCAACAGGCCGTCGTTTAAGAAGATGCTGTGAGAATGTTGATGTCCCATTTGAGTACAACTCCATAGCGAAGAGATGGGAATTTGTCCGAGTTGAGGATCTAAAGATCGAAAGAGATGAGTTGATTGTTGTTAATTGTATGTACAGGCTAAGGAATCTGCCTGATGACTCAGTGGTATTAAACAGTCCAAGGAACATTGTTCTGAAGTTAATCAAGAGAATTAATCCAGATCTTTTCATCCATGGAGTTGTTAATGGTAGTTACAATGTCCCATTCTTTGTCACACGGTTTCGAGAGGCGTTCTTCCACTTCTCAGCAATATTTGACATCCTGGAGGCTAACGTACCTCGTGAAGATCCAGACAGATTGCTGCTTGAAAGAGAAATGTTTGGAAGGGATGCTATGAATGTTATTGCATATGAGGGGCTGGAGAGAATTGACAGACCAGAAACGTACAAGCAGTGGCAGTTCAGGAACCAGAAAGCTGGGTTCAGGCAGCTTCCTTTAGACGAAAAGATATTGAATCGGGCACGGACAGTGATGAAATCAAACTACCACGAGGATTTTGCTATTGAGGTCGACGGCCAGTGGATTCTTCAAGGATGGAAGGGGAGAGTAATCCATGCTCTTTCTTGCTGGAAACCTGTCCAGGAGTGA